A genomic window from Brevibacillus agri includes:
- a CDS encoding LysR family transcriptional regulator, translated as MNEKDCLMLTYIYEAQNLTRAAELLHITPPALTYRLQQLEKEFGVHIISKNGRSIEFTPEGRYLVQFAKKTLAELRKARDYVLNMGSEPQGTLRLGVSRVIAHYKLPPILKEFLKLYPKVEINVNTGISDEIYDLLRNEDIHVGIVRGNYTWSEKKYLVKEENVYLISKENIQLADLPKIPRINYKNNIDFNDDINKWWYERFAEPPLISMQVDSFEICREMVKNELGYAIIPDCFLRAEDQLQTKELVYKSGEAITLKTWIMYRESATQLAVVDKFIEYITSFNMMDYS; from the coding sequence ATGAACGAGAAGGATTGCTTAATGTTAACGTACATATACGAAGCACAGAACCTGACGAGGGCAGCAGAACTTCTCCATATCACACCACCAGCGTTGACCTATCGGCTGCAGCAGCTTGAGAAGGAGTTTGGGGTTCACATTATTTCGAAAAACGGGCGGAGCATAGAGTTTACCCCGGAGGGCAGGTATCTCGTTCAGTTTGCCAAAAAAACGTTGGCGGAGCTGAGAAAAGCGAGGGACTATGTGCTGAACATGGGCAGCGAGCCGCAGGGGACGTTGCGGTTGGGCGTTTCGCGCGTCATTGCTCATTACAAGCTTCCGCCGATCTTGAAAGAGTTCCTCAAGCTGTATCCCAAGGTCGAGATCAACGTCAACACGGGGATCAGCGACGAGATTTACGATTTGCTGCGAAATGAGGACATTCATGTCGGCATCGTGAGAGGGAACTATACTTGGTCGGAAAAGAAGTACCTGGTAAAAGAAGAGAACGTCTATTTGATCTCCAAAGAGAACATTCAGCTTGCGGATTTGCCGAAAATTCCGCGGATCAACTATAAAAACAACATCGACTTTAACGACGATATCAATAAATGGTGGTACGAACGATTCGCGGAACCGCCACTGATTTCGATGCAGGTCGATTCTTTTGAAATTTGCAGAGAGATGGTCAAAAACGAACTGGGCTATGCGATTATTCCAGACTGCTTTCTGCGCGCAGAAGACCAACTGCAAACGAAAGAACTGGTTTACAAAAGCGGGGAGGCGATTACGCTCAAAACGTGGATCATGTATCGGGAATCGGCGACCCAACTGGCAGTCGTCGATAAGTTTATCGAATACATCACTTCGTTTAACATGATGGATTATTCCTAG
- a CDS encoding Rieske (2Fe-2S) protein, with protein sequence MQQTQSQPWINAGTLTSIQEKGHKVIHGGIAVFYHEEQVYAVDNRCPHMGFPLHMGSLCDGILTCHWHHARFDVCSGGTLDPWADDVPSYEVKMENGVVWVNPHPKQANSIEKYKLRLQEGLEQNLGLVIAKAVVGLVEAGVSAGEIMQVGIKFGTAHGRGWDSGLTILTAMANVLPKLDKAGTILALYQGLLHVARNRSGAAARHLLKPLPGAEVPLERLTEWYRNCIEVRDTQGAERVLLTAIRQGASLEQLSEMMLLAVTDHFYLDGGHTFDFHNKAFEAIGLIGEEHTEQTLTSLVRLLANPTRSEELHQWQSPVNLVVPLKEAFAQLESLPLAESCADISAADEKKIVVQLLSDEPLKTVNLVTELLKSGAHPAQLAQLVALAAAERIVRFHTQNDFGDWLSILHTFTYAHAVHERLRRSTHPLLIRAIYHGVIRIYLDRFLNIPAAQRPDGSAVPAVDTSRPERLLEILDQRQQVKEAAQWTAGYLHAGGDPDALLNTLGHALLREDAEFHSFQMYEAAVAEYDRWAMRSDAFATHAGETMLLAATRYLAAHAPTPREQPHIARIATRLHRGERLFEEA encoded by the coding sequence ATGCAACAAACCCAAAGCCAGCCTTGGATCAACGCGGGTACGCTGACGTCGATTCAAGAGAAGGGCCATAAGGTAATCCATGGTGGGATCGCCGTGTTTTATCATGAGGAACAGGTATATGCGGTAGACAATCGCTGTCCGCACATGGGATTTCCCCTGCATATGGGGAGCTTGTGCGACGGGATACTCACCTGTCATTGGCATCATGCGCGCTTTGATGTCTGCAGCGGCGGAACGTTGGATCCGTGGGCGGACGATGTCCCATCCTATGAAGTGAAAATGGAAAATGGAGTCGTTTGGGTGAATCCGCATCCAAAACAGGCAAACAGCATAGAAAAATACAAACTTCGGTTGCAAGAAGGGCTGGAGCAAAATCTCGGACTCGTGATTGCCAAAGCTGTCGTCGGATTGGTGGAAGCCGGCGTTTCAGCCGGGGAAATCATGCAGGTCGGCATCAAATTCGGCACCGCGCATGGAAGAGGGTGGGATTCGGGGCTCACCATCCTTACCGCGATGGCCAATGTGCTGCCGAAGCTAGATAAAGCAGGAACGATCCTCGCTCTTTATCAAGGGCTGCTTCACGTGGCTCGCAACAGATCCGGTGCAGCAGCGCGGCATCTGCTAAAGCCGCTGCCGGGGGCCGAAGTGCCGTTGGAACGGCTGACGGAATGGTACCGCAACTGTATCGAGGTCCGCGACACACAAGGGGCGGAAAGAGTGTTGCTCACGGCGATTCGGCAGGGAGCTTCCCTGGAGCAGCTTTCGGAGATGATGTTGCTGGCGGTGACGGACCACTTTTATTTGGACGGCGGCCATACGTTCGATTTCCACAATAAAGCTTTTGAAGCGATTGGCCTTATCGGCGAAGAGCACACCGAGCAGACGCTGACCTCGCTTGTTCGGCTCCTCGCCAATCCGACCCGGAGCGAGGAACTTCATCAATGGCAGTCACCAGTAAATCTAGTCGTTCCACTGAAGGAAGCTTTCGCCCAGTTGGAGAGCCTTCCTCTGGCAGAGTCCTGTGCAGACATTTCCGCAGCAGACGAGAAGAAAATTGTGGTACAGCTTTTAAGCGACGAGCCTCTTAAAACGGTGAACCTTGTGACGGAGCTTTTGAAATCAGGTGCACATCCGGCTCAACTGGCCCAACTGGTTGCTTTGGCTGCGGCGGAGCGGATCGTTCGTTTCCATACCCAGAACGATTTCGGGGATTGGCTCTCCATTTTGCATACCTTTACCTATGCCCACGCCGTGCATGAGCGTCTGCGTCGCTCGACCCATCCGCTGCTCATCCGCGCGATCTACCACGGGGTAATCAGAATTTATTTGGATCGTTTTTTGAATATCCCTGCGGCCCAACGCCCGGATGGCTCGGCTGTACCAGCCGTCGACACTTCTCGCCCAGAGCGGCTGCTGGAAATTTTGGATCAACGCCAGCAGGTGAAAGAAGCGGCGCAGTGGACAGCCGGCTACTTACACGCCGGCGGCGACCCTGACGCCCTGCTTAATACGTTGGGCCATGCGCTTTTACGCGAAGACGCCGAATTTCATTCGTTTCAAATGTACGAAGCAGCAGTAGCCGAGTATGATCGCTGGGCAATGCGTAGCGACGCTTTTGCCACTCATGCTGGCGAAACGATGCTTCTGGCTGCAACCCGCTATTTGGCGGCCCACGCGCCTACCCCTCGCGAACAGCCGCATATCGCCCGAATAGCCACTCGGCTGCACCGGGGCGAACGGCTGTTTGAAGAGGCGTAA
- a CDS encoding C45 family autoproteolytic acyltransferase/hydolase → MSEQAKNTYKCQSSASFPFFRFRGTHRQIGQQFGEACARLIEKHLGYARERLDRRFQISARQLEEAVLQYRPYVQKYAPFFDEEVMGIAEGAGIAVEEAYLLQLRAEINSYFKAQNECTTFAVLAEATSNGVPLIGQNCDLPAFYSELGVVVEIVPDKGPATLMLTTAGQVSYVGINNRGMGVFANFLTCDGWRAGFPRYMYSRLALTAAALVEAIQLVRRIHRASSRNLIMMDKHGAVDLENTPTREVIIRPENGLLAHSNHYTAAELVEEERLRGVELVNSRIRLERMQRLLQENHGKLNVAVMQDILRDRHTYPHCLCQVPGDEAVQSPGDNGADIITFASVIAEPTEGNLWVAIGPPNQYEYKRYSFSE, encoded by the coding sequence ATGTCAGAGCAGGCGAAGAATACGTACAAGTGTCAATCATCCGCATCATTTCCGTTTTTCCGTTTTCGCGGGACGCATCGGCAGATCGGGCAACAGTTTGGGGAAGCCTGTGCGCGCTTGATCGAAAAGCATCTCGGCTACGCCAGGGAGCGTCTGGATCGCAGGTTTCAGATTTCTGCCCGCCAGCTTGAAGAGGCGGTGCTGCAATATCGGCCGTATGTGCAAAAATACGCTCCCTTCTTCGATGAAGAGGTAATGGGGATTGCCGAAGGGGCGGGTATCGCCGTCGAAGAGGCTTACTTGCTGCAATTGCGGGCGGAGATCAACAGCTATTTCAAAGCGCAAAATGAATGCACGACCTTTGCGGTTTTGGCGGAAGCGACTTCCAACGGCGTACCGTTGATCGGGCAAAACTGCGATCTTCCTGCTTTTTATTCCGAATTGGGGGTGGTCGTCGAAATCGTTCCGGACAAGGGACCAGCCACTCTCATGCTGACCACCGCCGGCCAGGTTTCGTATGTCGGCATTAACAATCGGGGCATGGGCGTTTTTGCAAACTTTTTGACCTGTGATGGATGGCGCGCAGGCTTTCCGCGCTACATGTATTCCCGGCTTGCCCTGACTGCGGCCGCGCTGGTAGAAGCGATTCAACTCGTTCGCCGCATTCATCGGGCGTCCTCGCGAAACCTGATTATGATGGACAAGCACGGCGCTGTTGACTTGGAAAACACGCCGACGCGCGAGGTCATCATTCGCCCGGAAAACGGCTTGCTCGCCCATTCCAACCACTATACGGCAGCAGAGTTAGTGGAAGAGGAACGTTTGCGCGGGGTAGAGCTGGTAAATTCACGGATTCGGCTTGAGCGCATGCAGCGTTTGTTGCAGGAGAATCACGGCAAGCTGAATGTCGCGGTCATGCAGGACATTTTACGCGATCGCCATACGTATCCGCATTGTCTGTGCCAGGTTCCAGGCGACGAGGCAGTCCAATCTCCCGGAGACAACGGGGCAGACATCATCACGTTTGCTTCGGTCATTGCGGAACCGACAGAAGGGAACTTGTGGGTCGCCATCGGGCCGCCCAATCAGTACGAATACAAGCGTTACTCGTTTTCTGAATAG